The proteins below come from a single Papaver somniferum cultivar HN1 chromosome 11, ASM357369v1, whole genome shotgun sequence genomic window:
- the LOC113324513 gene encoding uncharacterized protein LOC113324513, whose translation MWTEILKAREFVKAGDVLNIGSGVCMYFWDDVWIGEYLLKQLFPSLFVIARQKNALASELISSEGAWILNFPRNLNDQEMLELENLLQIIGNPSRLVNEDSRQWRYGEDFSVANAYAALETGGLLTFPDKHLYNSKVP comes from the coding sequence ATGTGGACAGAAATCTTGAAAGCAAGAGAGTTTGTAAAAGCTGGTGATGTGTTGAATATTGGTTCTGGTGTATGTATGTACTTCTGGGATGATGTGTGGATTGGAGAATACCTTCTGAAGCAGCTCTTTCCTTCTCTCTTTGTTATTGCAAGACAGAAAAATGCTTTGGCAAGTGAATTGATATCATCCGAAGGTGCTTGGATTTTAAATTTCCCTAGGAATTTAAATGATCAAGAGATGTTGGAGTTGGAAAACTTATTACAAATTATTGGTAACCCTTCTCGGCTTGTTAATGAGGATTCAAGACAATGGCGCTATGGAGAAGACTTTTCAGTAGCAAATGCATATGCTGCGCTTGAGACTGGTGGTCTGTTAACCTTCCCTGACAAGCATCTGTATAACTCAAAGGTTCCATAA